The following is a genomic window from Deltaproteobacteria bacterium.
TGCGCCCCCGGATGCGGGGCGCCGCTCCAGCAGCGCATTGCTCCGTATCCGGGGTACGGGCAGCAGTTCCCCCAGCTCCAGCGGGATAGCTCGGAGTGCGAGGCTTGGGCTCGATCGGTCGCGGGATCGGGAGCGGACTCAGCGGCCGGTGGAGCAGCTGGCGGTGCACTCGCGGGCGCTGCCGGCGGTGCGGCTCTCGGCACAATTGCCGGGGCCTTTCTGGGTGACGCGGGTTCGGGTGCAGCGATCGGTGCTGCGCTCGGTGGAACTTCCGGAAGCCTCGAGGGAGCTGCAGGCGGGGCCGCGGCGTTCGACCAGCGACTCCTCGCCGCCTATCAGAACTGCATGGCGGCACGCGGCTATGTTGTGAACGGTAGCACGATCCAGCCGGCTGCTCCGCCGGCCGTGCACCAGTCGGCAGCGCCGGCGGAACGCCCGACAGTCGAAACGCGGCTCACCCGTCTGAGGGAACTTCACCAGGACGGCCTCATCTCCAACAAGGAATACCGTGAGCGGCGGCAAAAGATACTTGACGATCTCTAGCCTCTCACGGAGTAAGCTATGCCAAAACGGATCGTGCTTTCACTTGCCCTTCTTCTGCTCGTCGGCTGTGCCGAACGTGCCTGGATCCGGAGTGCTCCTTCGGGCGCCAAGGTGTACGTAAACGACCAATTCGTCGGGGTCACCCCCGTAGTCTACTCGGTGCGTCGCCCAGAGTTCAACGGACCGCTCCGATATCGTCTTGAGCTCGATGGACACCAGCCCGCCGAAGGGCAGCTGCAGAAACGAGTCGGGCCCGCGCGTATTGTGGGCGCCTGCTTCTCCCTCGGGCTCTCCTTGCTCTTCAAGCCGGCGACCACGTTGCGGGACCGGTACGACGTCCCCCTCCAATTGGTATCAACCCCGGAGGGTCCGAAACCGCCATCCTCCATCGAAGTGTACAAGCCGCCGTCTCTCGCGCCGGCTCCCCGGGATGACAGCGTGCGAGGTCGACTCCGGGAGCTACAAGACATGTACGACCGAGGCATCATCACAGAGCAGGAGTTCCAGAGGACGCGTGAGCGGGTACTCCGCGATTTGTAGTCGGCTCTTACTATGAACGCCCGGGTCCGTTTTTGCGTACCAGTCGCGCTGTTTGCAACCGTCACATTGGCGGGCTGCGCGATAGGTAATCACCATGCGTACCACGATACGATCGCCACGTTTCAGGCATCGGGATCGTATGCAGTTGCAGTCACTGTTCACGATCAGCGTGAATACATCCAGAACAAGGACAAGAGCCCGGACTTCGTTGGATTGCAGCGTGGGGGATACGGCAATCCTTTCAATGTCACGACGGTGAGCGGCCAGCCGCTCGCCGAGGACATGACAGCTTCGATCGTCGCGTCACTCCGCGCGCGCGGGTTCCACCCGGTTCCCGTCGTCGTCAGCGCTGAAGACGGACCGGCAACCGTACGTCAACGCCTTATTGGGACGAGGGCGCCCCGTTCGGTACTGCTGGTCTTGATCGAGTGGAAGGCCGACTCCATGCAAAATACGGCGCTACTCTATACCGTGACGCTTCAGATCCTCGATGGAACCGGACGCCTCCTTGCCGAGAAGAACCTGCTAGGGCGGGACANNNNNNNNNNNNNNNNNNNNNNNNNNNNNNNNNNNNNNNNNNNNNNNNNNNNNNNNNNNNNNNNNNNNCTTGAGGCCCTGTTCAACGCGCCCGATGTTGTCGCCGCGTTGACGATGCCCGCCTCCTGATAGACTCGGGAAGGTCGTACCCGATGCTCGCGTCACGCGGGACCGCGGTGCGGCGGCCGAGCGGTCGGTCCGCAG
Proteins encoded in this region:
- a CDS encoding PEGA domain-containing protein; translation: MPKRIVLSLALLLLVGCAERAWIRSAPSGAKVYVNDQFVGVTPVVYSVRRPEFNGPLRYRLELDGHQPAEGQLQKRVGPARIVGACFSLGLSLLFKPATTLRDRYDVPLQLVSTPEGPKPPSSIEVYKPPSLAPAPRDDSVRGRLRELQDMYDRGIITEQEFQRTRERVLRDL